A part of Mustela erminea isolate mMusErm1 chromosome 9, mMusErm1.Pri, whole genome shotgun sequence genomic DNA contains:
- the LOC116598947 gene encoding zinc finger protein 215-like isoform X3, translated as MDSGAQNPKHICFGEIISENQDSIPKQRINGKKSSPGVNMTRLTKSRSPSLDAWMSDDWLYRNQEHWDINLPEEAFVHKTVYTEVGNFEVSENKKSLDVKSVNSILGIQQGNPMKKGSSDYGKFKTNFKFNLDSGKQYAEYNECGNALSLSIDIQDPESHTSVNPYECYQCGRAFSRSSSLIRHQIIHTGEKPYKCSECGRFFNRRTNLTKHQKIHTDAKVCEGSKCRKAFSESEDSNKNSRLHSGDNPYECVNCGKSFSRSSSLIRHQMIHTGEKPFKCKECEKTFNRSSNLKKHQKLHTQEKSCKRKTHRQQ; from the coding sequence AGAGATAATTTCAGAAAACCAAGATTCAATTCCAAAGCAGagaattaatggaaaaaaatcctcTCCTGGAGTGAATATGACAAGACTGACCAAAAGTAGATCCCCTTCTTTAGATGCTTGGATGAGTGATGATTGGTTATATAGGAACCAGGAACACTGGGACATAAATTTGCCAGAAGAAGCTTTTGTTCATAAAACAGTCTACACTGAGGTGGGAAACTTTGAAGTTAGTGAGAATAAGAAAAGTTTAGATGTTAAGTCAGTTAATTCAATTTTGGGTATACAACAAGGAAATCCTATGAAAAAGGGGTCTTCAGACTATGGTAAGTTTAAAACTAACTTCAAATTTAACTTAGACTCAGGTAAGCAATATGCAGAATATAATGAATGTGGAAATGCCTTGAGCCTGAGTATAGATATTCAAGACCCAGAAAGTCATACCTCAGTGAATCCCTATGAATGCTATCAATGTGGGAGAGCCTTCAGCCGGAGTTCATCCCTCATTCGACATCAGATcattcacacaggagagaaaccctataaatgcagtgaatgtgggagaTTCTTCAACAGACGTACAAACCTTACTAAGCATCAAAAAATTCATACTGATGCAAAGGTCTGTGAAGGCAGTAAATGTAGAAAAGCTTTCAGTGAGAGTGAAGACAGTAATAAAAATTCAAGACTTCATTCTGGAGATAATCCCTATGAATGTGTTAACTGTGGAAAATCCTTCAGCCGGAGCTCCTCCCTTATTCGACATCAAATGattcatacaggagagaaacctttCAAATGTAAGGAATGTGAGAAAACCTTCAACAGGAGTTCAAACcttaaaaaacaccaaaaacttcATACTCAAGAGAAATCCTGTAAAAGGAAGACACACAGACAACAATGA